The Brevibacillus humidisoli DNA segment TTACGATATCGTCCAGCGTTTCGCGGCCGTAAACGTCCGGTTCCCGCATCCCCAACAAGTTTAGGTTGGGGCCATTCAGTACCAATAAGGAAACCATGGAAACCTCCCAGCAAGAGAATTTTTCCAGGTCATTTTACCATAACGTAGATGGGCTTGAACAGGCGTCAGATCTCATCGAACCGCTCCGCCGTCAAGCTCAGTCCAATAAACAAGCCATAGGTTAGGAACCAGGCCAGTTCGGTGCTGAGCGTGTCTCCCTTCCACCGCCACATCTCAAACAAGAGACCAAACAAGAGAAACAATGCAGCCCCATACAGCACTCCACCCCACCACAGTTTGAACCGCGCAAATAAAATGGCATACACAAGCGTCGCTGCAAACGAGATCACAAACAAGACGATCAGTCCGATCACCGCTCCGGTGCTAGTCCCTTCAGAGGGCAAACCGACAAATGGCCGGGAGAAGACGTAGTTCCCATAGGGGGTAAAGTGAAAAAATGTCGCAACCATCCGCAGTATGGCCCAAACAATTGTAACACCTACCGATACCTCCATGATTTTCCTCCAATGGTTTGGTTCTACTCGGGTGTCACGTTCGCGCGGGGCCTGTTTTGATTTTGTCGCATACACCTGTCATCACCTCGTTGGTAGTATGTGCACGAACCCAACATTTTCACCAATCGGGATTGGAAAAAACAGCAATCTCCATGTAGCAGAGGAAAGGTGTTTACGCTACAATAAGGATTAGGAGGAAGGTGATCTTTTTTGACGCAACAAAACGTACCCAGCTATGGTGGTCAGGCTGTCATCGAGGGAGTCATGTTCGGCGGCAAGCGTGTGACCATCACAGCGATTCGCAAAAAGAATCAAGATATTGCCTTTTTTGAAGAGCCGCGGAAGGAAATCAAGTGGACCAAACCCTTAAAAAAGATCCCGTTTGTGCGCGGAATCGTCGGTCTGATCGAAGCAAGCGCGAGCGGAGCGAAACACTTAAACTTCTCTACAGAGCAGTATAGTGCCGAATCAGATGAAGCAGGCAGTGAGGCGGGCCCGTCCAAACTAACCCTGATCCTGGGTGTAGCAGTAGTCGGGGTGCTTTCGTTTTTGTTCGGCAAACTGCTGTTCACGGTGGTGCCTGCTCTGCTCGCCGGCTATCTGTTTGGTCATTGGATACCTAACGGAGTCTGGTCCAACCTGGTTGAGGGCGGGATCAAAATCATCTTGCTGCTCGCCTACATCCTCACGATCGCCCAGACACCGCTGATCAAACGGCTCTTCCAATATCACGGAGCGGAGCATAAAGTGATTAACGCGTTCGAAGCAGGGGTAGAATTAACAGTAAAAAACGTACAGCAGTTTTCCACGCTTCACTACCGCTGCGGCAGCAGCTTCATCATTTTCACCGTGCTCGTCGGCGTAGTGGTCTATTCGCTAGTGGACTACCAGACGATGTGGGAACGCGTCGTCCAGCGTATCTACCTGCTGCCAGTGGTCATTGGTGTATCCTATGAAGTCCTGCAATGGACAAACCGCTTTCGCGATACACCTGTACTTCGTTTTCTCGGCTATCCTGGTTTGTGGCTGCAAAAAATTACGACGCGTGAACCAGACGACAGTCAGGTGGAAGTGGCGATCGCTTCCTTCCAGAAAATGCGTGAGAGCGATCAACTACTGACAGAAAACCGTTTTGCTTCAACCGGTTGAACAAGCTTCTAATTCGTCCGAGGTGAGGCCCTTATGTCCATGCGCATTCACCCGATTATCCAGATCGTGCTGTTCTTTGCGATAATCGGCTTCATTGAACAATTGATCCGGGACCCGATCCAGACACTCCTGATCATTGGAATGACAGCACTGTTGCTCTTCTTTGTCAACAACTTCCTGAAGACAGGTCGCTTCCTGCCGGGCAAAACGTCTCCAGGGAAAAAGTCTTCATCGGGAACGAAACATATCAAACATGCCCCACGGACACAGAAAAAAAGCACCGATCATGCCCGGAAGCAGTATCCGTTTCAGGTGATCGAAGGACAAAAAGGGAAGGAAGACGGCAAAAACAGCGAGCAGCGATCCAAGACCTATCATTGATCCATGCTCTCTGAATGGAAAATAAGAGTGGCTGCTGTACTCAGCAGCCACTCTTGTTTTGGGCAGCAGGCGGAACAGGCTGTCGAAACGCGGCTACGTATTTGTTAAAATCCCATGTCTGCAAAAACTGTTCCGCAGCTTTCCGGCCCGATCGATACATTTCCTCTCTTATCTGTGATGCGAGCGCAAACTGTGTTCCTCTGATTCCCTTGGTCGGTATGAAAATCGTACGCACTGCTGCAGCCTTTTCTACGAAAAGCCGGTCATGGGCATCCAGCATGGTGGTGACAAG contains these protein-coding regions:
- a CDS encoding YqhR family membrane protein, with product MEVSVGVTIVWAILRMVATFFHFTPYGNYVFSRPFVGLPSEGTSTGAVIGLIVLFVISFAATLVYAILFARFKLWWGGVLYGAALFLLFGLLFEMWRWKGDTLSTELAWFLTYGLFIGLSLTAERFDEI
- a CDS encoding DUF1385 domain-containing protein, yielding MTQQNVPSYGGQAVIEGVMFGGKRVTITAIRKKNQDIAFFEEPRKEIKWTKPLKKIPFVRGIVGLIEASASGAKHLNFSTEQYSAESDEAGSEAGPSKLTLILGVAVVGVLSFLFGKLLFTVVPALLAGYLFGHWIPNGVWSNLVEGGIKIILLLAYILTIAQTPLIKRLFQYHGAEHKVINAFEAGVELTVKNVQQFSTLHYRCGSSFIIFTVLVGVVVYSLVDYQTMWERVVQRIYLLPVVIGVSYEVLQWTNRFRDTPVLRFLGYPGLWLQKITTREPDDSQVEVAIASFQKMRESDQLLTENRFASTG